ATAAATGACCATCTATAGTGGATCAGAAGTGAAGTTTTCAACTAGAACCTGTGATCATTAATGTGTGCTCCCAAATAACAACCAGTGTGTCTCACAATATCTGAAGAAAACCACGTTATTGAATGTAGTATTCCTTATTCTAGTGAAGAAACATAGCATTTTTGTAAAACATACGTTTATCTTGACTATATCTGATCTTATTGAGCCTGCCTGATGCAGTGAAGTAGCACACTTCATAAGTGCTCGAAGTTTAGCCTGGCTATGCATTTGTCCATAGTCAAAATACTAAAGTTCTGTTGCTTGGCAACCCAGCTCAAAAGCTTAGGTCCACATACACTAACGGTATGAAAATGTTTGACTATTGTCTTAAAGCGTGGGGGTTTTGGTTGTTTAAGTTgcatttcagattattttgtgcccaatagaaatcaATGGTAAatgatgtattgtgtcattttggagtcagtATGTCATTAAGAATAGAACATGTTTCTAAACCCTTataattatataatataatatatcattATAATTATCATACGGCCAAAAAAAATCTGAcctcctgttattggtaatgttgAGAGGTTAGAATGTCGGGGGATATGATCATTGTGCCTCTAACTTTCAAAGTTGTGCCTCTAACTTTCCTTGCTGTTACACAAGGCGTTTCAACAGCAGAATCTGAAGTTGACCTATTGCAAGGTGATTTGATTTTAAGGAGGGGGTGTTGCTGATATATATTGATTATTTAAAATGGCATGGAACTATATTTAACTATCAATTTTCCCCACAGTCCTGTCAAATCCTTGTATTAATTATAACCCCAAAATGTATTACCCCTCCACAGTTATCTTAATCTTAGCCTATAAAGTCTGGTAgcctatggtgttgaatgcactTTCTGGCCATGGTTGCTCATACGGTGGTTACAATGTATCATTTATCAAACGTTCAGCCTCGGGGGGTATATCGGGGACAGCTCTAGCCGAAGACAGGCTGGACCAAATGGTCACTATGGGCTGTCCCCGGTCAAAACAGGGACGTCCCTGGTTTCAACAACCTATTGAGCCTGTCTTCGGCTCAGAGCTGTCACCTGTGACCATTTGGTCCATCCGTAAATCCCTACCATACATAGTCTACTGTAATCTGACCACTTTAGGACACCTCGCTAGTCTGTTTGGCTATTCCTGGCCTGTCTGAAGACTCATACTAACAGCCTAGCTTGGATCAGGAACAGTAAAAAGAAGCTGCAAAAGTGACATCGAGGGCCGATATTAACCATTGAAATACTTTAATCTACTTTAGGTGGGGAGGCAGGCTAGAGAACTAGACTGAGGGCAACCTACTTAGTCTGGATCCAGGATAGGCAACAACAGAGGCCACCAGTCCACAGTAAGCAGCATTTCGTCTAGTGTAAAGTAAGTACTTACATGTTTGTTGTTGATAGTGATTGTGTACACACGCTAAGAGAGGAAGTCTCCCAGCACCTTCGTTACTAATGTCATAACACAATCGTCAATTCCACCCTGTCAATGCCGAGACAAGGCCTTCCATTTCACGCTTCATAAAACCAATCTCAATTTAAAAAGTCTCTTGTTCAGTTTCATGTCCCATAAAAACAGAACTGGCCCTGGCTCTTAAAGGGATTGCATATTCATTTATTCATGGATGAATAAATACCCTTCAGCAGGGTCATCTCAAACTTTTCATGAGAAAAACTATTACAAATATGCAATGAGGATAATAACCTCTTATAAACACAATGGCAACTTTAAAGTGGGAAATGTAATCCCATATACAGTAACACTTCTTATGGCTGATAACTTACTTAGAATTGCAGCCATCGAACATGCCAGTGTTCATGAAGTGTGGACACACAATGGTAGTCTTGACACCATCCTTCCCCGTTGCCAGCAGCTCCAGAGCCACAGACTCAGCAAAGCCAATAGCAGCAAACTTGCTGGAAACAGTAATCTATCAGGAGAGAAACACATGTGTTGGCATACAGTAGAGCAGGTTAAACAAAGGtctcaaatcaaattgaatttgtCACATGATTCgtaaacaggtgtggactaacagtgaaacgcttacttacaggcccttcccaacaatcagataaagaaaatagagaaatagaaGTAAAACACTACAACATAGAAGATATATAAAACAGGTTTCCACGTCAAGATAATACTAACTAAATTGTGGAATTGCATTGTCCTTGAACCATTTGctgtacagccttattctaaaatgtattactttaaaaaaaaaaattatatcaatctacacacaataccccatgatgacaagtttcgacaacttgattggagttaatttgtggtaaattcaattgattggacatgatttggaaaggcacacctttctgtatatggtcccacagttgacagtgcatgtcaaaaaccaagccatgaggtcgaaagaattgaccgtagagctcagagacaggattgtgtcgaggcacagatctggggaagggtaccaaaacatttctgcatcattgaaggtccccaagaacacagtggcctccatcattcttcaatgcaagaaggttggaaccaacaagactcttcctagagctggcctccaggCCAAATTGaggaatcgggggagaagggcctcggtcagggaggtgacacaAGAACCtgaaggtcactctgacagagctccagagttcctctgtggagatgggagaacctttcagaaggacaacaatctctgcaacactccaccaatcaggcatttacggtagtggccagacggaagccactcctcagtaaaaggcacatgacagcccacttggagtttgacaaaagacacctaaagactttcagaccatgagatacAAGCTTCTCTGGTCTGGCGAAaaaaagattgaactctttggcctgaatgccaagcatcatctggaagaaacctggcatcatccctgcggtgtcgttctgcccccgaacaggcactgttcgtcattgaaaataagaatttgttcttaactgacttacctagttaaataaaggttaaaaaaaaatacatttttaaaaaattgtagtggcagcatcatgttgtgggaatgtttttcagcggctgggactgggagactagtcaggctggagggaaagctgaacggagcaaagtacagagagatcctttatgaaaacctgctagagagcactcaggacctcagactggggcgagggttcaccttccaacagggcaacaaccctaagcatacagccaagaaaacgcaagcgaggcttcggggcaagtctctgaatgtccttgagtggcacagccagagcccggttttgaactcgatcgaacatagctgtgcagtgatgctctcCATGAAATTCAATGTTGCGTTTCCAGGCTAGGCTACAGGCAGTGTAGGCTTTGTTCTTGCCCTGCACCAACACACCTGATTTAGTCAGTCAAACATTGATTAGCGTTCAGGTTTCTTGGTGCTggactggaacaaaagcctgcacactgcTGCTCTCCAGGACCAGTATTGAGGAACATTGGAGTAagtcatgcacacacatgcatagtaGGTGATTTAACTGCTAGTCCATTGACACCAATCAGACCCGCTGTGCTAGCAACACTGACCAGATGACCATGGTTGTTGGCAGTCATCGCTGGGAGGAAGGCTTTATAAGTCTagagagaaatgagaagaaaTCAGGATAAGAACTTCCACAATGAAATATGAATTTCAGTTTGCTTCAGATCTGTGTTCactggagggagagtgagtggaATTGCCACAATAAGGGAGATGTTTTAGGATATTGCTTTCACATTTCAATGACTGCATTGATAAAGACAGCAAGGGAGGGAAAACCGACAAGATAGTTGTGTTGATGTCAGTGTAGCAGATGTGAGCTGTAAG
This DNA window, taken from Oncorhynchus tshawytscha isolate Ot180627B linkage group LG10, Otsh_v2.0, whole genome shotgun sequence, encodes the following:
- the LOC112259587 gene encoding epidermal retinol dehydrogenase 2-like → MEVKREVGDNAGIVTGRNFMDAPDSLIEKTIEVNTMAHFWTYKAFLPAMTANNHGHLITVSSKFAAIGFAESVALELLATGKDGVKTTIVCPHFMNTGMFDGCNSNSLRWKQTALLGKGCLREHRAL